The sequence AGGGACGCCAGGACCCCGAAGTCGTCCATCACCGCGGGGCCCGTCACCGCCCGTTCCTCCGGAACCAGGTGGAGCGGATCGGCGAACAGGAGCCGTCCCGTGGTGTCGTGCACCTCGACGTCGCTGCAGTACGCCGTGTAGGCGTGCCGCTCCCCGCGGGCGAGGCGGCCGGCCAGCAGGGTCTCGCCCACCAGGACGGTGGAGTCGGGGTGGGCGTTCAGGGCGATGTGCTGGTAGAAGCGGGTTCCGCCGAACGGGATCGTCGTGTCCGGCAGGTACTCCAGGTAGCCGCCAGGGCCCACGGCGAGACCGACGAGCTGCGTGGCGTAGTCCTGTTCCATCCGGTAGAGCCGGGTGGCGCCCTGGGTGGTCACGTGCACGGACGCGCCCGCGCCGCAGGAGACGTCGACGCGGTAGCGGTCGCCCTGGAGGACTCCGCCTCCCGACGACATGAGCATGACGTACGGCAGGTCCGGCGCCGCGGGATCGGGGTAGAGGGGCCGCGTGATGTGCAGCGGCGCCTTCTGGTAGTGGCCGGTCAGCTCCGTCCGGTCGCCGATCAGCTCGAACTCCAGGTCGAGTATCCCGACCTTGCCGGGGCTGCCGACCGGGAGCATGTCCACGGCGCAGGCGTGCCGCCGCACGGGCTCGGGGACCCACCGGGGAAGGTACCGCTCGGGCGAGAGGCGGTCGGTCGCCCCTGCACCGCCCACCGTGCCTACACCGGCGAGGTACACGCCGCTCCCGCCCGCGCCTCGATGAAGTCGACGACCTCCGCGACGCCGGTGCCGAGGAGGCAGTCGGTCAGCGCGACCGGGCCCTCGCCGCGCACCGCCCGCGCGTCGCGTTCCATGACCGCCAGGTCGGTGCGGACGTACGGGGCGATGTCGATCTTGTTGATGACCAGCAGGTCGGAGTCGGTGGTGCCGGGGCCGCGCTTGCGCGGCATCTTCTCGCCCTCGGCGGTGTCCAGGACGAAGATGTACA is a genomic window of Actinomadura citrea containing:
- a CDS encoding urease accessory protein UreD, with the protein product MGGAGATDRLSPERYLPRWVPEPVRRHACAVDMLPVGSPGKVGILDLEFELIGDRTELTGHYQKAPLHITRPLYPDPAAPDLPYVMLMSSGGGVLQGDRYRVDVSCGAGASVHVTTQGATRLYRMEQDYATQLVGLAVGPGGYLEYLPDTTIPFGGTRFYQHIALNAHPDSTVLVGETLLAGRLARGERHAYTAYCSDVEVHDTTGRLLFADPLHLVPEERAVTGPAVMDDFGVLASLYVVTGQSPAQAVADTMHEVLARTGLRAGASVLPGNRGAWARVLGERSPEVETALMQAWDAVRRLLLGVPAPGRRRW